One Temnothorax longispinosus isolate EJ_2023e chromosome 8, Tlon_JGU_v1, whole genome shotgun sequence genomic region harbors:
- the LOC139818251 gene encoding uncharacterized protein: protein MVEYRNLGHVQIVPSSESEPSLVYYLPHHGVLREQSLTTKLRVVFNGSSPTTTGVSLNDLLHTGAKLQIDLFDVLLWFRLFLYVFIADIEKMFRQMKVDPSDWDYQRIFWLDSLSQITTFALTTVTYGQVCSPFLAIRALVQLIKDEGHRYPLAIPIMEKGRYVDEFHGGADSIQETQNKVAHLDKLCMAGGFLLKKWMSNHPDVLENIPPDRKITSHSISFNKDETVHVLELSWNALTDSFEFTFELPTLTTITKRTVMSTIAKFFDPMGFFVACYYCRQDICARVMVN from the coding sequence ATGGTAGAGTACAGAAACTTAGGTCACGTGCAGATAGTGCCTTCATCAGAATCGGAGCCCTCTTTGGTGTACTATCTCCCTCACCATGGCGTATTACGAGAACAGAGTCTGACCACTAAGTTGAGAGTTGTGTTTAACGGGTCGAGTCCAACAACTACGGGCGTGTCACTCAACGATTTATTGCACACAGGTGCTAAGTTGCAAATTGATTTGTTCGACGTACTCCTCTGGTTCCGCCTCTTTCTTTATGTTTTCATAGCTGACAtcgaaaaaatgtttagacAAATGAAGGTAGACCCGTCGGATTGGGACTATCAGAGGATCTTTTGGTTAGATTCATTGTCACAAATCACAACTTTTGCGCTCACAACTGTTACTTATGGTCAGGTTTGCTCACCCTTCTTAGCCATACGTGCTCTCGTACAGTTGATAAAGGATGAAGGACATCGATATCCTTTAGCTATTCCAATCATGGAGAAAGGTAGATACGTAGACGAATTTCATGGCGGAGCGGATTCTATTCAGGAAACTCAAAATAAAGTTGCTCATTTGGACAAGCTCTGCATGGCGGGCGGTTTCTTGTTGAAGAAATGGATGAGCAATCACCCTGATGTTTTGGAAAACATACCACCCGATAGAAAGATTACATCTCATTCGATTTCATTTAATAAAGATGAGACTGTTCACGTACTGGAGTTGTCTTGGAACGCTTTAACGGATTCGTTTGAATTTACATTCGAGCTCCCTACATTGACAACTATCACAAAACGGACTGTTATGTCTACGATTGCTAAATTTTTCGATCCAATGGGTTTTTTTGTCGCCTGTTACTATTGTCGGCAAGATATTTGTGCAAGAGTTATGGTCAATTAA
- the LOC139818252 gene encoding uncharacterized protein, producing MPELCKLFLASSKESEELAKLLAKDGTQWKFNPFAAPHFGGKWEAGVKSVKTHLNKVAGDQQLTYEEMNTLLIQIEAVLNSRPLCPQSEDPMTPGHFLIGQALTTISEPSLDGVKVSHLSRWQLLRKMLEDF from the coding sequence ATGCCCGAGCTTTGTAAGCTTTTTCTAGCCAGCTCCAAGGAGTCAGAAGAATTAGCTAAGCTTCTCGCTAAGGACGGAACTCAGTGGAAGTTCAATCCATTTGCGGCTCCTCATTTCGGAGGAAAATGGGAGGCTGGCGTTAAATCGGTTAAAACGCATTTGAACAAGGTAGCCGGTGATCAACAGCTTACGTACGAAGAGATGAATACTTTGCTAATTCAGATAGAAGCTGTGTTGAATTCTCGACCCCTTTGTCCGCAGTCTGAGGATCCAATGACCCCGGGTCATTTTCTTATAGGGCAGGCTCTGACTACTATTTCCGAACCATCGTTAGACGGCGTTAAGGTCTCTCACCTTTCTCGGTGGCAACTCCTAAGAAAAATGCTAGAAGACTTTTGA
- the LOC139817200 gene encoding uncharacterized protein, with product MGVYQLTIFLTFLSVRFLHPRNNLVFRVITTYDINNIANYYFLRRILWTDECTFRNNGRINRHNEHHYAEENPHCRKETHIQGQFHINVWMGILDNQVIGPYFFPENINVRAAAEVYFAFLEKTLPNLLEDVPLAVLPNIIFQQDGHPAHTSLFARNILHQRFPNRWIGIHSTLHEWHPRSPDLTPMDFFVWGYIRDQVYEMLPPCRNEFIQKIEAACQEITPVMLSKVRENIMRRIALCAEENGSYFEHLL from the exons ATGGGTGTCTATCAATTAACAATTT TCTTAACATTCCTATCGGTTCGCTTTCTTCACCCCCGTAATAACTTAGTGTT CCGCGTGATAACAACATATGACATAAACAACAtcgctaattattatttcttgagGAGAATTCTCTGGACAGATGAATGCACTTTCCGCAATAATGGGCGCATAAACAGACATAATGAACATCATTATGCGGAGGAAAATCCTCATTGCCGAAAAGAAACACACATCCAGGGCCAATTCCATATTAATGTCTGGATGGGAATTTTAGATAATCAAGTTATCGGGCCGTATTTCTTTCcggaaaatattaatgttagaGCAGCAGCAGAAGTTTATTTCGCTTTCCTGGAGAAAACACTACCTAATTTATTAGAAGATGTTCCATTGGCTGTAttaccaaatattatttttcaacaagATGGCCATCCTGCTCATACATCCCTTTTTGCTcgtaatatattacatcaaAGATTTCCTAACAGATGGATAGGCATCCATAGCACTCTGCATGAATGGCACCCACGCTCTCCTGACTTAACACCTATGGATTTTTTTGTATGGGGTTACATACGAGATCAGGTTTATGAGATGCTGCCACCTTGTAGAAAcgaatttatacaaaaaatagaaGCAGCCTGTCAAGAAATTACACCCGTAATGTTATCGAAAGTGCGAGAAAACATAATGCGAAGAATCGCGTTATGTGCGGAAGAAAATGGAAGTTATTTTGAACACCTTCTATAA
- the LOC139818481 gene encoding uncharacterized protein, whose protein sequence is MCILDISKVCLYEFHHEYMSPLYRDKCRIMYTDTDSLIYHVECEDVYKNMKRDIAKFDTSDYAINNAYGIPLANKKIPGLMKDENNGAIMTEFVGLRAKMYALRVDGKKDCKKTKGVKSNVVARSITFDDYTRCLRDEIEMKRRQACIRSEKHEVYTVSETKIALSPYDDKRYIIPNSTDTLPWGHYQIPL, encoded by the coding sequence ATGTGCATTCTCGACATATCGAAAGTCTGTTTGTACGAATTTCATCACGAGTACATGTCTCCCCTGTATCGCGACAAGTGTAGAATTATGTACACCGATACGGACAGTCTGATATATCACGTAGAATGCGAGGATGTGTACAAGAACATGAAACGTGATATCGCTAAATTCGACACgagcgattacgcgatcaACAACGCGTACGGTATCCCACtcgccaataaaaaaattccggGCTTGATGAAAGATGAAAACAACGGTGCGATTATGACCGAATTCGTCGGACTCAGGGCTAAGATGTATGCCTTGCGAGTGGACGGTAAGAAAGACTGTAAAAAAACGAAAGGTGTTAAGAGCAACGTCGTAGCCAGGTCGataacgttcgacgattacacGAGGTGTCTGCGagacgaaattgaaatgaaGCGACGGCAGGCTTGCATAAGGTCCGAAAAACACGAGGTGTACACCGTGTCCGAAACAAAAATCGCTCTGAGTCCGTACGACGACAAGCGATACATTATACCTAATTCGACCGATACGTTACCGTGGGGACATTATCAAATACCTTTGTAA